Proteins encoded within one genomic window of Methanothrix harundinacea 6Ac:
- a CDS encoding ATP-dependent DNA helicase gives MEDLTSWLPREVAELYQNEGIRELYPPQAEAVEKGLLEGKSILVSVPTAAGKTMMAELAMLRAALSGGRSLYIVPLRALASEKHAAFSRFSPLGVKVGVSSGDMERRDEYLGRNHIIVATSEKADSLIRNGARWIRDLSVLVVDEIHLLDSPNRGPTLEMTITKLLRLNPQMQILGLSATVANAREVAAWLKAELVESRWRPVELKEGVICDGVLHFPGEEVPLSRRRDDLIDLVKDTIGEGGQILIFDSSRRNAEATATKLAKVVAEAIEGKAASRLSEKILATGDTETGRRLADCVRSGVAFHHAGLLAEQRAVVEGGFRSGSIKAIASTPTLAAGLNLPARRVLIKSYRRYEGSRGMVPIPVMEYRQMAGRAGRPGLDPRGEALLMAKNEAEVRDLLDHYVLGEPEEIFSKLAMEPALRTHLLSTVATGFAKDEEELKRFVDSTFYASQQEAWHLEATMERVLEFLIEGGMLEADLRPTPLGELVSRLYIDPLSARIVVENLRAKEKTKITDLTLLHMITMTPDMDTLYVQSSDGWVEDFIDEHACELCREENYDWMMREAKTAALLLEWISESEEERIADRFRVGPGDIRRVAETAEWLIHSAGRLSEHLDLGATFRIYQLEKRVHYGAGPDLLGLLDLKGVGRVRARKLHRAGYTSIERLKEAKAADLAEILGPKIAGKVIAQIRADGGGEGEEREGGGRW, from the coding sequence ATGGAAGATCTGACCTCCTGGCTCCCCCGGGAGGTGGCGGAACTTTATCAGAATGAGGGGATAAGGGAGCTCTATCCCCCCCAGGCCGAGGCGGTGGAGAAGGGGCTTTTGGAGGGGAAGAGCATCCTCGTCTCTGTCCCGACGGCCGCGGGAAAGACGATGATGGCGGAGCTGGCGATGCTGAGGGCCGCCCTCTCCGGGGGCCGGTCCCTCTACATCGTCCCCCTCCGGGCCCTCGCCTCGGAGAAGCACGCCGCCTTCTCGCGGTTCTCCCCCCTGGGGGTGAAGGTGGGGGTCTCCAGCGGCGATATGGAGCGGCGGGACGAGTACCTGGGAAGAAACCATATCATCGTCGCCACCTCGGAGAAGGCCGACTCCCTCATCAGGAACGGAGCCCGGTGGATCCGGGACCTATCGGTCCTGGTCGTCGACGAGATCCACCTCCTCGACTCCCCGAACCGGGGCCCGACCCTGGAGATGACGATAACCAAGCTTTTGAGGCTCAACCCTCAGATGCAGATCCTGGGGCTCTCCGCGACGGTCGCCAACGCCCGGGAGGTGGCGGCCTGGCTCAAAGCCGAGCTGGTGGAGAGCCGCTGGAGGCCGGTGGAGCTGAAGGAGGGGGTGATCTGCGACGGCGTCCTCCACTTTCCTGGGGAGGAGGTCCCCCTCTCTCGCCGGCGCGACGACCTCATAGACCTCGTCAAGGATACGATCGGCGAGGGGGGTCAGATCCTGATCTTCGATAGCAGCAGGCGGAACGCCGAGGCGACGGCGACGAAGCTCGCAAAGGTGGTCGCTGAAGCGATCGAAGGGAAGGCCGCATCCCGCCTCTCTGAGAAGATCCTCGCCACCGGCGATACTGAAACAGGAAGGCGGCTCGCCGACTGCGTCAGGTCCGGCGTCGCCTTCCACCACGCCGGCCTCCTCGCCGAGCAGAGGGCGGTCGTCGAGGGGGGCTTCAGGTCCGGATCGATCAAGGCGATAGCCTCCACCCCGACCCTCGCCGCGGGGCTGAACCTCCCCGCGAGGAGGGTCCTGATAAAGAGCTACCGGCGGTACGAGGGCTCCCGGGGCATGGTCCCGATACCGGTGATGGAGTACCGGCAGATGGCGGGCAGAGCCGGCAGGCCCGGCCTCGACCCTCGGGGGGAGGCCCTCCTGATGGCGAAGAACGAGGCAGAGGTGAGGGACCTTCTGGACCATTACGTCCTGGGGGAGCCGGAGGAGATCTTCTCGAAGCTCGCCATGGAGCCGGCGCTCCGGACCCACCTACTCTCGACGGTGGCGACGGGCTTTGCAAAGGATGAGGAGGAGCTGAAGAGGTTCGTCGACTCCACCTTCTACGCCAGCCAGCAGGAGGCCTGGCACCTGGAGGCGACGATGGAGCGGGTCCTGGAGTTTCTGATCGAGGGCGGCATGTTGGAGGCGGACCTGCGGCCCACCCCCCTGGGGGAGCTCGTCTCGCGGCTGTACATCGACCCCCTCTCCGCCAGGATCGTCGTCGAGAACCTCCGGGCGAAGGAGAAGACGAAGATCACCGACCTAACCCTCCTCCACATGATCACCATGACCCCCGACATGGACACCCTCTACGTCCAATCCTCCGACGGCTGGGTCGAGGATTTCATCGACGAGCACGCATGCGAGCTCTGCCGCGAGGAGAACTACGACTGGATGATGAGGGAGGCGAAGACCGCCGCCCTCCTCCTGGAGTGGATCTCCGAATCGGAGGAGGAGAGGATCGCCGACCGGTTCCGGGTCGGCCCCGGCGATATAAGGCGCGTCGCAGAGACGGCGGAGTGGCTGATCCACTCGGCGGGGAGGCTCTCCGAGCACCTGGACCTGGGCGCGACCTTCAGGATATACCAGCTCGAGAAGAGGGTCCACTACGGCGCCGGCCCCGACCTTCTCGGCCTTCTCGACCTGAAGGGGGTCGGGCGGGTGAGGGCGAGAAAGCTCCACCGGGCCGGCTATACCAGCATCGAGAGGCTGAAGGAGGCGAAGGCCGCGGACCTCGCAGAGATCCTCGGGCCGAAGATCGCCGGGAAGGTGATCGCCCAGATCCGGGCCGATGGAGGAGGAGAAGGAGAAGAAAGAGAAGGAGGAGGGAGATGGTAG
- a CDS encoding anaerobic ribonucleoside-triphosphate reductase activating protein, which yields MKVNLGGIVPLSTLDWTGAAAAVIFMRGCPLRCPHCHNALLQTGESFEELADIKSRIDEAGPFISAVILSGGEPLVQLKASREIAIHSKNMGLKVGVETSGRFPDRLASLIEDGLVDMVFLDVKEALRDPEYAAATGQRDVAPRVAESLRLCLEAGVPLEVRTTVFPNMPSLDRLLEIGGFLRDLGISSYTLQQGLPSDCEKPFDPVPIKLLTYISTTMKERFGLDTTIKKGPLSYRSRPYQTELFQICQLRKLHPRPASPGGSERLKSSDPLRKDEDAEDRDGDGRG from the coding sequence ATGAAAGTGAACCTCGGGGGGATCGTCCCCCTCTCGACCCTCGACTGGACCGGCGCAGCCGCCGCCGTCATCTTCATGAGGGGCTGCCCCCTCCGCTGCCCCCACTGCCACAACGCGCTCCTGCAGACCGGGGAGAGCTTCGAGGAGCTGGCGGATATAAAAAGCAGGATCGACGAGGCGGGGCCCTTCATCAGCGCTGTGATCCTATCCGGCGGCGAGCCCCTCGTCCAGCTGAAGGCATCGCGGGAGATCGCCATTCACTCAAAAAATATGGGACTGAAAGTGGGCGTAGAGACCAGCGGCCGCTTCCCGGACCGGCTCGCCTCGCTTATCGAGGACGGGCTGGTGGATATGGTCTTCCTGGACGTCAAGGAGGCGCTGCGAGACCCCGAGTATGCGGCGGCCACCGGCCAAAGGGACGTAGCCCCCCGGGTGGCCGAGAGCCTCCGGCTCTGCCTGGAGGCGGGGGTCCCCCTGGAGGTGAGGACGACGGTCTTTCCCAACATGCCCTCTCTGGACCGGCTCCTGGAGATCGGGGGGTTCCTCAGGGACCTTGGGATCAGTTCGTACACCCTCCAGCAGGGGCTCCCGAGCGACTGCGAGAAGCCCTTCGACCCCGTTCCTATAAAATTGCTCACATATATCTCCACGACGATGAAGGAGCGGTTCGGCCTCGACACCACCATAAAGAAGGGGCCCCTATCTTACAGGTCCCGGCCGTACCAGACGGAGCTCTTCCAGATCTGCCAGCTCCGAAAGCTCCACCCCCGGCCCGCCTCCCCCGGCGGCTCAGAAAGGTTGAAATCGAGCGATCCCTTGAGGAAGGACGAGGACGCTGAAGATCGAGACGGAGACGGAAGAGGATGA
- a CDS encoding AAA family ATPase, whose translation MKIVGFVGMPGSGKSAAAEVAREMKIPVVVMGDVIREEAAACGLPPTDRNLGAVGNDLREREGPDAIAARCLAKIRATGAPVVVVEGIRSRSEVDLFRRSSNGFSLIEVYVPDEIRLARIASRGRSDDANDCDLAKAVADRDARELSWGMGEAIRAADLRIENSGSVAEFRGRVREVLEGHEISKQSRGKFNKE comes from the coding sequence ATGAAGATCGTGGGATTTGTGGGGATGCCCGGCTCCGGGAAGTCGGCGGCCGCAGAGGTGGCGCGGGAGATGAAGATACCCGTCGTCGTCATGGGCGACGTCATCCGGGAGGAGGCGGCGGCCTGCGGCCTTCCCCCCACCGACAGAAACCTCGGGGCCGTAGGAAACGATCTCCGGGAGAGGGAGGGCCCCGACGCCATCGCGGCCAGGTGCCTCGCGAAGATCCGGGCCACCGGCGCCCCCGTCGTCGTCGTCGAGGGGATCAGGAGCAGATCCGAGGTGGACCTCTTTCGGAGAAGCTCGAACGGCTTTTCGCTCATCGAGGTGTACGTACCCGACGAGATCCGCCTCGCCCGGATCGCCTCCCGGGGGAGGTCCGACGACGCAAATGACTGCGACCTCGCGAAGGCGGTGGCGGACCGGGACGCCCGGGAGCTCTCCTGGGGGATGGGGGAGGCGATCCGGGCGGCGGATTTGAGGATCGAGAACTCGGGGAGCGTCGCGGAGTTTCGGGGGAGGGTGAGGGAGGTGTTAGAAGGCCACGAAATTTCGAAACAATCGCGTGGAAAATTTAATAAAGAATAA
- a CDS encoding AAA family ATPase produces MESMKAKSLSEIYDIFDPQEALSGETLKEYYVRRESPIDRHANALRSSGRPLKYLFVGSRGNGKSTELNRLSEILEDDLLIVPFSIRDKLNLYDIEYSDILLIIAAEIYERVSENVELSSKLSDYLDSWSEKVIENEKSYGLSAEAKAGFAAFVFNITGKMKTEASTREVTRKVIQPQLSDLIYAVNKIIIEAEEKLDKNILVIIDDLDKVNLEKGEELFYKHGAELTSPICRIIYTIPQPLLFSNKIRQIVLQYFDGRIDLGNINIYNRNGELDPEGCDLMKQVALKRMDESLISKDALNLAVKYSAGVMTEFIRIIRSAGNIADTDGRRSIELSDVEQAIADTKNDYIRILNPQDIEILKEVMKTKGKVGGEKFQDLLFSLAILEYSNGEAWYDIHPAIKRIIK; encoded by the coding sequence GTGGAGAGCATGAAAGCAAAATCCCTATCAGAGATTTATGACATATTCGACCCTCAAGAGGCGCTGTCTGGGGAGACGCTCAAAGAATATTACGTGAGGAGAGAGAGTCCAATAGATAGGCATGCAAATGCACTCCGATCGAGCGGAAGGCCGCTGAAGTACCTTTTTGTAGGAAGCAGGGGAAACGGCAAGAGCACAGAACTTAACAGGTTATCCGAGATTTTGGAGGATGATCTCCTCATAGTCCCCTTCTCAATAAGGGACAAGCTGAATTTATATGATATAGAATATTCAGATATTTTGCTCATCATCGCTGCAGAGATTTATGAAAGAGTCTCTGAAAATGTCGAATTGAGCAGCAAGTTGAGCGATTACCTCGATTCGTGGTCTGAAAAAGTGATAGAAAATGAGAAGAGTTATGGATTGAGCGCCGAAGCGAAGGCCGGCTTCGCTGCGTTCGTATTTAATATCACAGGGAAGATGAAGACCGAAGCTTCCACAAGAGAAGTTACAAGGAAGGTCATACAGCCACAGCTCAGCGACCTGATATATGCTGTGAATAAGATAATAATTGAGGCTGAAGAGAAACTCGATAAGAACATCCTCGTCATAATCGACGACCTCGATAAGGTGAATCTGGAGAAGGGAGAAGAGCTGTTCTACAAGCATGGTGCTGAGCTGACGTCGCCGATCTGCAGGATTATCTACACGATTCCCCAACCTCTTCTATTCTCCAATAAGATAAGGCAGATCGTCCTTCAGTATTTTGACGGTCGTATAGACCTTGGCAATATAAATATCTATAATAGGAACGGTGAGCTGGATCCTGAAGGATGCGATCTTATGAAGCAGGTCGCTCTAAAGAGGATGGACGAGTCTCTGATATCAAAAGATGCTCTGAACCTGGCCGTCAAGTACTCCGCAGGAGTTATGACGGAGTTTATAAGGATAATAAGATCTGCGGGGAATATCGCAGATACCGATGGCAGGCGCAGCATAGAGTTATCAGATGTAGAGCAGGCCATCGCAGATACCAAGAACGATTATATCAGGATTCTCAATCCTCAGGACATAGAGATTTTAAAAGAAGTGATGAAAACGAAAGGCAAAGTTGGCGGAGAAAAATTCCAGGATCTGCTCTTCAGCCTTGCGATACTCGAATACTCGAACGGTGAGGCCTGGTATGACATCCACCCTGCCATCAAGAGAATTATTAAATGA
- a CDS encoding tetratricopeptide repeat protein, translated as MTSTLPSRELLNELKLAKGKNSLIFGITEDRDGLSQLLKSNNFDVRLIDLRDNGNLLQMLVDWKDTPGNAVYLIYGLSSQFPAVLGYLNLHRDLLYQIKRPVLMAVSEYEIREIQKHAPDLYRYRSRTYNLKSKGKIETKPIFSESKPVYYKLPIFEEKIDADAIRDRIKLDEYMLGTITDDYNKSEIFMDIAVSYYKLDDLDKGDDYSRKSMHIKELLNDEKGIILNYDRLIQVFLFKTQYRKVIQLSSKLLKLNPTTASTYENLAEAYRMLGQIDKSLECLDKAIELDPQAARSWFNMGLALDDLGRKDEALKAFEKAIETDPEDAAAWANNGYALYYLGRIEESLKASEKAIEFDPQAAEAWTNKSSALAQMGRIKESLEASEKAVNLNPKLAMAWNNKGSVLYDLDRAEEAIEALDRAIELDPKLAMAWSNKGVALGSLGRMEDALDAYEKAIEHDPKDAITYIALVRLYRKLGREADSIEACKAARDLIETESEYNRACFEAVCGSPDAALALLRTALENKEETADWARRDPDFEFIRDDPRFAALLDEFSPDGEMGA; from the coding sequence ATGACATCCACCCTGCCATCAAGAGAATTATTAAATGAGCTGAAGCTGGCTAAGGGTAAGAACAGCTTGATCTTTGGCATCACAGAAGATCGAGACGGGTTAAGTCAGCTTCTAAAATCGAATAATTTTGACGTACGTTTGATTGACCTCAGAGACAACGGCAACCTGCTCCAAATGCTGGTTGATTGGAAAGACACACCCGGTAACGCGGTTTATCTGATTTATGGGCTCTCAAGTCAATTTCCCGCAGTGCTAGGATACTTGAATTTACATCGAGACCTTTTGTATCAAATCAAGAGACCCGTTTTAATGGCTGTAAGCGAATACGAGATAAGAGAGATACAGAAACATGCTCCTGACTTATATCGATACAGAAGTAGGACGTATAACCTCAAATCGAAAGGAAAGATTGAGACGAAACCGATTTTCTCAGAGTCAAAGCCTGTTTATTATAAATTACCAATCTTTGAAGAGAAGATCGATGCGGATGCCATAAGAGATAGGATAAAGCTAGATGAATATATGCTAGGAACTATAACAGATGACTATAATAAATCTGAAATATTTATGGACATTGCTGTTTCTTATTATAAGTTGGACGATTTAGATAAGGGTGATGACTACTCAAGAAAATCAATGCATATAAAAGAGCTATTAAATGATGAAAAGGGTATTATATTAAATTATGATAGACTAATTCAGGTTTTTCTGTTTAAAACGCAATACCGAAAGGTTATCCAGCTATCCAGCAAACTATTGAAGTTAAATCCAACTACAGCTTCGACTTATGAAAATCTCGCCGAAGCTTATCGTATGTTGGGACAAATAGATAAATCTTTAGAATGCTTAGACAAGGCGATAGAACTTGATCCACAAGCCGCAAGATCGTGGTTCAATATGGGCTTAGCACTCGACGACCTAGGCCGGAAGGATGAGGCTCTTAAAGCCTTCGAAAAGGCAATCGAAACTGATCCAGAAGATGCTGCAGCATGGGCAAACAATGGATATGCACTCTACTACCTGGGCCGGATTGAAGAGTCGCTTAAGGCCAGCGAAAAGGCAATAGAATTTGATCCTCAAGCTGCTGAAGCATGGACAAACAAGTCCTCGGCTCTAGCCCAAATGGGACGGATAAAAGAGTCACTTGAAGCCAGCGAAAAAGCGGTTAATCTTAATCCAAAATTAGCCATGGCATGGAACAACAAGGGCTCAGTTCTCTATGATCTTGACCGGGCTGAAGAGGCGATCGAGGCTTTAGACAGGGCAATCGAACTCGATCCAAAATTAGCCATGGCATGGTCCAACAAGGGCGTAGCTCTCGGTAGTCTTGGCCGGATGGAAGACGCTCTTGATGCCTACGAAAAAGCGATTGAACATGATCCAAAAGACGCAATCACATATATAGCTCTCGTCCGCCTCTACCGCAAGCTCGGCCGAGAAGCCGATAGCATCGAAGCCTGCAAAGCCGCCCGCGATCTCATCGAGACGGAGAGCGAATACAACCGCGCCTGCTTCGAGGCGGTCTGCGGCAGCCCCGATGCCGCCCTTGCGCTGCTCAGGACCGCCCTGGAGAATAAGGAGGAAACTGCGGATTGGGCGCGCCGGGACCCCGACTTCGAGTTCATCCGGGACGACCCCCGCTTCGCCGCCCTGCTCGACGAGTTCTCGCCCGACGGGGAGATGGGGGCGTAG
- a CDS encoding ABC transporter permease, with amino-acid sequence MTSTAEDSLREMFAMIELEMRRLRHDRTEIYTRAIQPILWLAVFGSVMSEVRGIPTGGIPYIDYITPGVLLQSTIFVSVFYGLTIVWERETGILKRLLVAPASRSATVIGRSIASGVRAVVQALIIFPVAILLGVKFVPNPVYIVAAFIVLFLVSGGFAAISIFVASLMKTRERFMGLGQALIMPLFFASNALYPIELMPPALQYVALVNPLTYAVDAVRGLLISGDLSNLAVDVAAILVFDVLIFAVASVSFKKIIE; translated from the coding sequence ATGACCTCCACCGCCGAGGACTCCCTCCGGGAGATGTTCGCCATGATCGAGCTGGAGATGCGGAGGCTGCGGCACGATCGGACCGAGATCTACACGAGAGCGATCCAGCCGATCCTCTGGCTTGCGGTCTTCGGGTCGGTGATGAGCGAGGTGAGGGGGATTCCCACCGGCGGCATCCCCTACATCGACTACATCACCCCCGGCGTCCTCCTCCAGTCGACGATCTTCGTCTCGGTCTTCTACGGCCTCACCATCGTCTGGGAGAGGGAGACGGGAATCCTCAAGCGCCTCCTCGTCGCCCCGGCCTCCAGGTCGGCGACCGTCATAGGCAGATCGATCGCCTCCGGCGTCCGGGCCGTCGTCCAGGCCCTCATCATCTTCCCGGTGGCGATCCTTCTGGGGGTGAAGTTCGTCCCCAATCCCGTCTACATCGTCGCCGCCTTCATCGTCCTCTTCCTCGTCTCGGGGGGGTTTGCGGCGATCTCGATCTTCGTCGCCTCCCTGATGAAGACCCGGGAGCGGTTCATGGGCCTCGGCCAGGCCCTGATCATGCCCCTCTTCTTCGCCAGCAACGCCCTCTACCCCATCGAGCTGATGCCGCCCGCCCTCCAGTACGTCGCCCTGGTCAACCCCCTCACCTACGCCGTCGACGCCGTCCGGGGCCTTTTGATCAGCGGCGATCTCTCAAACCTCGCCGTCGACGTCGCCGCCATCCTCGTCTTCGATGTCTTGATATTCGCGGTGGCGTCGGTCAGCTTCAAGAAGATCATAGAATGA
- a CDS encoding ATP-binding cassette domain-containing protein, giving the protein MTLAIETSGLTKTYNGGTKALDGVDLSVDQAEVFAFLGPNGSGKTTLMRILTTQFRPTSGEARAFGLDVVRRGAEVRRMIGYVPQETSVWLDITGRENLLVYSKIYGVPKDRRKKSIEDAICAMGLEEVAERMVKTYSGGMTRRLEIAAALLVKPRILFLDEPTIGLDPSARKAVWESLTAFKRECGTTVFFNTHYMDEADHYSDEIAIISRGRIVKSGTPGELKRSLHGEILQLRFSSNHHQNQNHNGFDERALGRIRDLDLVRDAALCGSRLDVFVEDGERALPLVIEALRSEGVTFERISTARPTLDDVFLRYAGPLSSGRGGDGR; this is encoded by the coding sequence ATGACCCTGGCGATCGAGACCTCAGGGCTGACCAAGACCTACAACGGCGGGACGAAGGCCCTGGACGGGGTCGACCTTTCGGTCGATCAGGCGGAGGTCTTCGCCTTCCTCGGCCCCAACGGCTCGGGGAAGACGACCCTGATGAGGATTCTGACGACCCAGTTTCGGCCGACCTCCGGCGAGGCGCGGGCCTTCGGCCTCGACGTCGTCCGCCGCGGCGCGGAGGTTCGGAGGATGATCGGCTACGTCCCCCAGGAGACCTCCGTCTGGCTCGACATCACCGGCCGCGAGAACCTCCTCGTCTACTCCAAGATCTACGGCGTCCCCAAGGACCGGAGGAAGAAGAGCATCGAGGACGCCATCTGCGCGATGGGGCTGGAGGAGGTGGCAGAACGGATGGTCAAGACCTACTCCGGGGGGATGACGAGAAGGCTCGAGATCGCCGCCGCCCTCCTGGTCAAGCCGAGGATCCTCTTCCTCGACGAGCCGACGATCGGCCTGGACCCCTCGGCGAGGAAGGCGGTCTGGGAGAGCCTCACCGCCTTCAAGCGGGAGTGCGGGACGACAGTCTTCTTCAATACCCACTACATGGACGAGGCGGACCATTACTCCGACGAGATCGCGATCATCAGCCGCGGGAGGATCGTGAAGTCCGGGACTCCGGGGGAGCTGAAGCGCTCCCTCCACGGCGAGATCCTACAGCTCCGATTCAGCTCAAACCACCACCAGAACCAGAACCACAACGGCTTCGATGAACGGGCCCTCGGGAGGATCAGGGATCTGGATCTCGTCCGGGACGCTGCCCTCTGCGGCTCGCGGCTGGACGTCTTCGTCGAGGACGGGGAGAGGGCGCTTCCCCTGGTCATCGAGGCTCTGAGGTCGGAGGGGGTCACTTTCGAGAGGATATCGACGGCGAGGCCGACCCTCGACGACGTCTTCCTGAGGTACGCCGGCCCCCTCAGCTCCGGGAGGGGTGGAGATGGGCGATAG
- a CDS encoding FmdE family protein, translated as MDRIIATTLLLLALVPGMAMAEGVDMYQLGADAAEYAMAELGFVKGDSNVLTLTNAGYPVIDGQTTDLCLDAVMETTGSSPGKENLINILSPPWKPLWFGFYNSNTGEAVYMKVNADGSGFEIQDKEKIDAETVLANVSAWEPGNFSHMMPIANVWAHENTPYVFMKAVELHDHICPGVSSGFLLAKYMEETLPIEDPANQSYKVIACPNWCKDDYFQVAWDCTPGKSGLFVKYLTADETAALTEKYGTRVAGIFIRWDAASKSGDGLVLGFDFDKAGNMSNIETWPSWAYRLKEDIVLMDAADSPEDFVSTIKEFSLANNDELLALQGAGVHPLKVLGVISG; from the coding sequence ATGGATCGAATTATAGCGACGACCCTCCTCCTTCTGGCCCTGGTCCCGGGGATGGCCATGGCCGAAGGGGTGGATATGTACCAGCTCGGCGCAGACGCCGCAGAGTACGCCATGGCGGAGCTGGGGTTTGTGAAGGGGGACTCCAACGTCCTCACCCTCACCAACGCCGGATACCCGGTGATCGACGGCCAGACGACCGATCTCTGCCTCGACGCTGTGATGGAGACGACCGGCTCTAGTCCGGGAAAGGAGAACCTGATCAACATCCTCTCCCCCCCCTGGAAGCCCCTCTGGTTCGGCTTCTATAACAGCAATACGGGGGAGGCGGTCTACATGAAGGTGAACGCCGACGGATCCGGCTTCGAGATCCAGGATAAGGAGAAGATCGACGCCGAGACGGTCCTCGCCAACGTCTCCGCCTGGGAGCCGGGCAACTTCAGCCACATGATGCCCATCGCCAACGTCTGGGCCCACGAGAATACGCCTTACGTCTTCATGAAGGCGGTTGAGCTCCACGACCACATCTGCCCCGGGGTCTCCAGCGGCTTCTTGCTCGCGAAGTACATGGAGGAGACCCTTCCCATCGAGGACCCCGCCAACCAGAGCTACAAGGTCATAGCCTGCCCCAACTGGTGCAAGGACGACTACTTCCAGGTGGCCTGGGACTGCACCCCCGGAAAGAGCGGCCTCTTCGTCAAGTACCTCACCGCCGACGAGACGGCTGCCCTGACGGAGAAGTACGGGACCAGGGTCGCCGGCATCTTCATCCGATGGGATGCGGCCTCCAAATCCGGTGACGGCCTCGTCCTCGGCTTCGACTTCGACAAGGCCGGGAACATGAGCAACATCGAGACCTGGCCGAGCTGGGCCTACCGGCTGAAGGAGGACATCGTCCTGATGGACGCCGCCGACTCCCCCGAGGATTTCGTCTCGACGATCAAGGAGTTCAGCCTCGCAAACAACGACGAGCTCCTCGCCCTCCAGGGCGCCGGGGTCCATCCCCTGAAGGTCCTCGGGGTCATATCCGGCTGA
- the mtxX gene encoding methanogenesis marker protein Mmp4/MtxX → MDGGFVDRLERAARGRRARIAIGVSGGGPELIAGIEEARDYAEIVLVGDPGPDCDLGHSELVRTDDPASELVRLLEEGEVDGAVRGNLSATKVVRKIGRTFEVRVRRLSLLALPDWSFFLAPVGIDEGDSISDRLSLAVLGAGYIRAVDLETEPRVSILSGGRLEDLGRSDRVDRTLAEGELVARLARDAGVRAVHRGILIETCRGDDLIVAPDGISGNLVFRTLMLVSGAKGFGAPVIMDPVFVDSSRARKSFVGPIALASALVAMKGR, encoded by the coding sequence GTGGACGGGGGGTTCGTCGACCGGCTGGAGCGGGCCGCCCGGGGCCGTCGCGCGAGGATAGCCATAGGGGTCTCCGGCGGTGGACCCGAGCTCATCGCAGGGATCGAGGAGGCGAGAGATTACGCCGAGATCGTCCTGGTGGGAGACCCCGGCCCCGACTGCGACCTCGGCCATTCCGAGCTGGTCCGGACCGACGATCCGGCCTCGGAGCTGGTCAGGCTCCTGGAGGAGGGGGAGGTCGACGGGGCGGTGAGGGGGAACTTATCCGCCACCAAGGTCGTGAGGAAGATCGGAAGAACCTTCGAGGTGAGGGTGAGACGCCTCTCGCTCCTCGCCCTCCCCGACTGGTCCTTCTTCCTCGCCCCGGTGGGGATCGACGAGGGGGACTCCATCTCCGACCGGCTCAGCCTCGCCGTCCTCGGCGCCGGGTACATCAGGGCCGTGGACCTCGAGACCGAGCCCAGGGTCTCGATCCTCTCCGGAGGAAGGCTGGAGGACCTGGGGCGGAGCGACCGGGTCGACAGGACCCTCGCCGAGGGGGAATTGGTGGCGAGGCTCGCCCGGGACGCCGGGGTCCGGGCGGTCCACCGGGGCATCCTCATCGAGACCTGCCGCGGCGACGACCTGATCGTCGCCCCCGACGGGATCTCCGGAAACCTCGTATTCCGGACCCTGATGCTAGTCTCCGGGGCGAAAGGCTTCGGCGCCCCCGTCATCATGGACCCGGTCTTCGTCGACTCCAGCCGGGCGAGGAAAAGCTTCGTCGGGCCGATAGCCCTCGCCAGCGCCCTGGTGGCGATGAAAGGGCGTTGA